From a region of the Oryzias melastigma strain HK-1 linkage group LG4, ASM292280v2, whole genome shotgun sequence genome:
- the lim2.2 gene encoding lens intrinsic membrane protein 2.2 → MLYTLAGGGTLCGVAALVLLIVSTATDFWMQYRYSGSSANQGLWRFCINNKCHAHTITVAFWDATRAFMLLAVLSCFAGVVLGLSAFTNGTKNRRVRTGGIALVLSAFLALLALAIYTGVTVTFFGKRFLDWRFSWSFIIGWVAIILAFAAGVFQLCAYRQNTAEPAPSNVPDS, encoded by the exons ATGCTGTACACTTTAGCAGGAGGAGGCACCCTGTGTGGCGTCGCTGCCCTCGTTCTCCTCATCGTTTCTACGGCAACAGACTTCTGGATGCAGTATCGGTACTCTGGCAGCTCCGCTAACCAGGGGCTGTGGAGGTTCTGCATCAACAACAAATGCCACGCGCACACCATCACTGTGG CCTTTTGGGATGCTACCCGGGCCTTCATGCTGCTGGCAGTGCTGAGCTGTTTTGCTGGTGTGGTCCTGGGCCTCAGCGCCTTCACCAACGGTACAAAGAACCGGAGAGTGCGTACAGGCGGCATCGCTCTGGTCCTGTCAG CCTTTCTAGCTCTTCTGGCTTTGGCAATTTACACCGGAGTAACCGTCACGTTCTTTGGAAAACGCTTCCTGGATTGGCGCTTTTCCTGGTCCTTCATCATTGGCTGGGTCGCCATCATCTTGGCttttgctgcag GTGTGTTTCAGCTCTGTGCATACCGGCAGAACACAGCAGAACCAGCTCCTTCAAATGTTCCTGACAGCTGA